AGAAGTCCCAATCTTCCTCACCTGATAAACTTTTCCAAATGCACCTTGGCCAACAACCTTTAAGACTTCGAAATCATCAAGTCCGACAGACCTTGGGGTAGTAACATCAGCATGAACACCACTTTTATCAGTAACAGCAGTATCGAAAGTAGCTTCCTCAAGATGATCTTTGGTCTCTCCACTATCTCCCTCGACAAGCTCCAGCAAGTGCTCATTCTCACGGAGTGTGAGTTTGCTAAGCTTCAGCGATTGACTGACATAGTTTGTCGGACCAACAAAGGAATGAGAGCGGCTATAAATTACCGCTGGTTCTTCATATATGAATCCATTTGTTTCTGACACTGCAACGTTCTCAGAGCTCAAAACTGGAGCTGGAGCAGGACCAAATACGTCCGAGAAATCCAAATCAATATCATCCAGTGATATGACTTTAGGGTGTTGCAATGGGAGCAGCACGTGGTTGTGGAAAGGCTTCCCAGTTGGTTGTGAAATTTTAGCAGAAACCATTTTACCCAAGAGTAAGACAAGGAGGGAGAGAGTATAGTAGATCAACCCCAACTTCCGCACGGCTACGAGAGAACTACCCTTGAAGGTCCCTTAACGACAGCCTTGAAAAGAAGGAAATTCTCAAATGCAACAAGTGTTCCAAAAAATCGGGGGAATAGGCAGGCGAGAATCCAGAAAAGAGAGTTCTTCTCGTTTCCCGCTTTACAGGAAAGAGTGTCTTCAGCAGTGCTTCTCGAATTCATGAAGAACATGCAAACGAGGTGGTGTTTATTAAGCCAAATACCCTGGAattttagaagaaaattatCAGCATATATAGAGAACCAGAACAAGATTGACTAGAAACCTAACATTTAAAAAAACTCACAGGATGTTAAGAAAATGAACATAATGGGAAGGGAATCAAATGAAAGTAGAGACAATCAGTAGTAAGCAGAGCTTTCACTTGTTCAAACTAGGTAGGAAAAGAGACAGCTTTAATCTTCATTTGTAAAAAAGGGAAGAGATAAAAATTAAACCACCCCTGGCGTCTGTACAAAATAGAAGAACTATCAATGATTCAGACTTAGTTAAATGCAAAtgtcattatttttttatgcaaGACGAACCCTTCAACTGGGAGATAAGTTCCAACATCCATTGTCAAAACTATTTTAAGCGAATTAAACCTACCTATGCTCATAGCTtgcccgtttggccatggatagctttcactttttttcggaataTTATTCCGCAAAACTGTTTGGACATAGAATTCTTACAATCTCCTGGAATTCAACTTCTTTCTCGAATTCGAAAAACTCAAAAAAGTTGTTTTCACAATTTTCActccaaatcactcacaaaaattcaaaaacaactccaattttattcatgtccaaacacaactctaatttccaaatttcattttcaacttgaaaacaAATAGTACTactttttcccaaatttcacaaTTCTTATGTCCACACGCTCACTCAATATGATCAACCAAAAAAGTTTAAATGGTACCAATTGACTAGCTGATCTGATCTCAGTTCACACTTTAGCACACAACACAAACCCTTAAACCAATAGAAATCTCATCCTACAACTCCTGATTCCCAACCTGAAACACTACTTCTGAATAGAAATATCGTTTCAAAATGTATCTAAGTTCAAATTTAATTTAAGATTACAAAAAAAGAgcataaggggtcgtttggtacgtggggataaggtgggatatcacACCTTATCCCATCAaacttgggattattttatcccacctccGAGGTGCGATAAATTAGTCCAAGGATCATAATAATTTCAGGATAACTTAGTCCGCAAACCAACGGACCCCTAAATATCGTAATAGATGATCAATTCCACCAAAAAATTCAACTTTAACAAATCAATCACtacaaacacaagaaaatcaATAGCTCAAATacatcaatatacaaaaatacTCATGCATCATCTATAaaacagttaaaaaaaaaaaaaaaaaacaatccaACTCCATGAAGTCCTAACAGTATTAACTTAATATgtaatgaaaaggaaaaaaaaaagataggaaATTTACCTGAATGAAATTgcagagagaagagaaatagaAAGAAGAGGTATTTATATATGATCTGTGTCGTGTGGCCGCTTATAACCAACTTTGAACTGAAATTTAACTTAGTTAAAATGTGTTTTTATGTCGTGGGTTACGTGGCACGTTTTGAGTGGCTATTAATAATAATTGCTAGCTTTGAATCCTAGTCAAAACAGGCTTGCTTGTAaatacattatttttctttttttgtgtttggAAAACGTTAGCGGTATGCCAACTCAACAATGGATTAGTTTAGTTCTTCACGGAAGGTTAGAGTCTAATTACTTTAACACCCTCGGCTCAGTTATCCAGGAATCTTTTTTATTTGATGTAGGAAGATTAATGTAAGATTATTCGCGTTTGAATTTGTGGCATATTCCAATCCCCAAAAAGCATAACTTTTTCTATGTACCTATACGAAAAGAAAGAATAACCTTCTCTGCTCGATcggtttcaatttatgtgatatttttgctttttaaaagttaatttaattaaattttaaagttaaattagatTCGATTAACTCATTATTTGaagattaaaatttattgaaaattacatgaaaagtgttataagttgaaatttttttcatatcattttGACGAAAAAATAAATCTTAAAATGTTGATCAAAGCTCATGCAGTTTGAATTTCGGGAGATAAATTATCACATAAActgggacggagggaatattTTCTATCTACTTGTTTTTAAGTGGAAATAGAAAGTACAAAATTTGCTTTTCTTTTCAGAAATTTTTACTTTCCGTTTTATAACAAATTGTGCTTGTTCTGTAAGACAGTTTCTTTTGTGTTTTAGGAAAGAACTCCAACAATTTTCTAGGACAGCACTGAAGTATTAGGCgtcatgtttttattttttgtgaatttttcaTCTTTGAGAATCAAAATGGTTTGGATGAATAATTTGTTCGCCATTTGTATCTAATAGCCTTAAAATTTGGATGAAGAATATGTTTTCCTTCCATTTTAGGTTATAGGTATTTTCTCCCTCTTATCTTAAGATCCAATGATTGAATAATTGATCCAAATAGTTTGTCTATGTGATTTTTGAAATAGTATTtgcataaattaaaatttagaacGTCCGTTTTGTAAAAAAGTACGAAGTTGAATAGATATTTTAAGAAGATGGATTACTCATTAACTAaaatttttgatttctttttgacAAAGATTTGCAGAACTTAAGCcagtttggttttttttttttttatttcttttgcattttgggacttgggtaaATTAGAagtaaaggggaaaaaaaagtcatttaatgtaatataaaaaaaacacgcttttttacttttgggtaattagaattatagaagaaaaaagatttagaataatataaaaatgaaagttaaaaggttgctttagaaaataaaagcaaaaaaaaaaacacaaagctGACATTTTCGATCTCAAGAATGCCTTGAGAAAATAAACATAGTCACTGTTCCTAAGATCAATGATTGAATAATTGATCTTAATGCAATGTTTTTCCAATAGTAagaatatattttcaaaattatatacataatatatcgagATTTAGTCGAGTGATAgatatttgcaaaattttaagataaatttgcctagtgtgtgtatatataaaaaaaaaaacaagtgcAAATTAGTTCTCGCTATGTGGGGGTTTAGGAGAATCTTCTACAAATTTAATCCAAGAGATTGAATAGCTAATCCTTTACTGCCTCTATCcagagggaaaagaaaaaggaaagaaaagaaaaaaagaaaaaagtgggAGAAACAAATGGTACACAATGACTCAAAAGTAGGCATATTTTGttaattctttttcttgtcGTCTTTGCGTCCAAATTCACCGAATCACTCATCTTAGCGGCCAATAAAATGGAGGGCGAAAAAAGCATTGGCCCATGCAGGTCTCGAACCTGCGACCTTCGCGTTATTAGCACGACGCTCTAACCAACTGAGCTAATGGGCCTTGTTGAGAGACAGTATACATATCCTTTATTTTAGTATCTAATGCACTACTTATTGATCGCTTTCAATTCTTGAATTCAAGAGCTGGAGCTAGCATGGACAGAATTCCAGATGAGACTATCTTAGTCACTGCACTGAAAAGAAGCAGCAGCCTTGACAAGCAGACCAAACAACGCGAAAGGAGCAGAGAAGAACGGGCTATGATCGCTTTCCAATGTGTACACATGTTGTGGTTGCCATTTTCTGATCATTGCATCTTGTTGCTCCGGCTTCAACATTCGATCATTCGTTGCTCGTATGTATATTCGAGGCACACTGTCCGCGCCCTCTCCTTCTTTAAATCGAGCACTTTGTAACGCTTGAATTGGCCCTGGACGCAACAGCATTGCCGCTAACGTTGAGTCCTAAGccagaaaaaatcaaaatatcattacatgaagaagaaaaaaaatgtcatcAAGTGTGACAAAGACCAATtaaaggggtcatttggtttaAGAGATAAGGAATTATATATAATTCTGGGATTAAATTTGAGATTAGAGCTTATCCAAAGATTTACTAGGATTTTTAATTACGGGATTAGCAATTTCAGGATTTGTTATTCCATAATTATTGTTAACTTCTCTTGTTCGGATTCTTCAAAAATGTTCAACATGCGTTCAATATCCTACGTAAGAAATTTTGGATAATCCAACACGAACGATCTTTAACATTTTGGAGAGTTGGAGCAACATAGTTTCAACCACACTCCATGTGCATAACAATCTCAGAATTAGTAATTTGGGGATAAAGCGCCAAAATGACGATTATAGCTCTtccccaaaacccttctctccCAAATCTTTTAAGAAAGCCAAGGttttgttttaaattaaaagTTTAGGTCACTTTATCTAGTTTAAAGCaaacatatactatatatattatacactATTTATCCCATTTGTAGTGTAATGAAACAAGCatctacaaataaaaatatattaacttGCTTAATAAATATGAAAGCTATTTTAATGGATTTAATTACCTCAAGTGGGCTCATTTGGTAAATCAATTTCCGTTGTAAACTTTGCTTAACAACCACACTGGTTGGAGGCTTTTCGGGTCCTAATCGGAACTCCATGTCGTATACATCACCAAATTCTCCAAATTCTGATAAATCGGGGACTCCCTGCAGTTACAACAAATATTATAAAACGTCAAGTTGAGTTTTATAATGTTTCTGAATAAACTGGCAGAACAATTATTGTAGCTGAATAATTATAAACGATAGCCCTGCTTCGTGGGATGCATATAAACATCAATTAGCCTGAATAATCTAATGTAGCTAGCTGTATAATTTTTAGATTAGGTGTtgataaaataaagagaaattcATATCACCCAATCTAAGAATTTAATAATTGAGCTAATTGCCTGACGGAATTGTGGTTACATGATGATTAAACACTACTATTTGAATAACAAGACATAATTAATGTAACGCCAGAGTAGCAGTTTTAAGTTCCAAACACATGTCTAGCTACAGAACCTTATGTTGTATGAAAAAGTATAAAATAAATTCTACTCTTAAGATTAGACtttaaaatatgttttaaaaCGTCATAATAAAAGAATTGGTTGACTCTCTAAAGCAAGGATAGATTCAAGATTGGAG
This portion of the Lycium ferocissimum isolate CSIRO_LF1 chromosome 1, AGI_CSIRO_Lferr_CH_V1, whole genome shotgun sequence genome encodes:
- the LOC132053024 gene encoding methylesterase 17-like, translated to MGEECADTKMERVHFVLIHGVGGGGWCWYKMRSLMENSGYKVTSLDLKGAGIDPSDPNTILSFDDYNKPLVDLLSSLPNDEQVILVGHSAGGLSVTDATHKFPKKVKGAVYMAATMLRTGFVSEQDVQDGVPDLSEFGEFGDVYDMEFRLGPEKPPTSVVVKQSLQRKLIYQMSPLEDSTLAAMLLRPGPIQALQSARFKEGEGADSVPRIYIRATNDRMLKPEQQDAMIRKWQPQHVYTLESDHSPFFSAPFALFGLLVKAAASFQCSD